The proteins below come from a single Nocardioides eburneiflavus genomic window:
- a CDS encoding sugar ABC transporter ATP-binding protein, giving the protein MTQMRTQPDTVARPEAQAQPVIEMRDISITFGAVRALDGVSVRLFPGEVHALMGENGAGKSTLIKALTGVYTIDAGTVLVGGEQHEFHSPAASQAAGISTVYQEVNLVPNLTVAENMLLGREPRRFGSINVREMNRRARRTLLHLGIDIDPRTVLDEHPIAVQQLVAIARAVDVEAKVLILDEPTSSLDADEVEKLFTVMRRLRDEGVAIVFVSHFLDQIYEIADRMTILRNGRLVEERMVADTTQLELVRLMIGRELEVLDRLDREAPHTESGSGTPLLKAVGLGRRNSLEATDLELFEGEVVGIAGLLGSGRTELARLLFGADTADSGELAVRSHRRKLRSPRHAIDRNIAFSSEDRKAEGVVGDLTVADNMLLALQASRGWLRPIPQATRTRLVKDYIEALDIRPADPHALMRHLSGGNQQKVLLARWLITEPEILILDEPTRGIDIGAKAQIQAKVAELAAQGLSVVFISAELEEVLRLSDRLVVMRDRRKIHEQTNDDVSVRDVLEIIAGEAREGETRA; this is encoded by the coding sequence ATGACCCAGATGAGGACGCAGCCCGACACCGTCGCCCGGCCCGAGGCGCAGGCGCAGCCGGTGATCGAGATGCGCGACATCTCCATCACCTTCGGAGCCGTGCGCGCCCTCGACGGCGTCTCGGTGCGGCTGTTCCCCGGCGAGGTGCACGCCCTCATGGGCGAGAACGGCGCCGGCAAGTCGACCCTCATCAAGGCGCTCACCGGCGTCTACACGATCGACGCGGGCACCGTGCTCGTCGGCGGTGAGCAGCACGAGTTCCACTCGCCGGCCGCCTCGCAGGCCGCCGGCATCAGCACCGTCTACCAGGAGGTCAACCTGGTCCCGAACCTGACGGTCGCGGAGAACATGCTGCTCGGCCGCGAGCCCCGCCGGTTCGGCTCGATCAACGTGCGCGAGATGAACCGTCGCGCCCGCCGCACCCTCCTGCACCTCGGCATCGACATCGACCCCCGTACGGTCCTCGACGAGCACCCCATCGCGGTGCAGCAGCTGGTCGCGATCGCCCGCGCCGTCGACGTCGAGGCCAAGGTGCTGATCCTCGACGAGCCCACCTCGAGCCTCGACGCGGATGAGGTGGAGAAGCTCTTCACCGTCATGCGCCGCCTGCGCGACGAGGGCGTGGCGATCGTCTTCGTCTCCCACTTCCTCGACCAGATCTACGAGATCGCCGACCGGATGACCATCCTGCGCAACGGCAGGCTCGTCGAGGAGCGGATGGTCGCCGACACGACGCAGCTCGAGCTCGTACGCCTCATGATCGGCCGCGAGCTGGAGGTCCTCGACCGTCTCGACCGCGAGGCACCCCACACGGAGTCCGGGTCCGGCACCCCGCTGCTGAAGGCGGTCGGCCTCGGCCGCAGGAACAGCCTCGAGGCCACCGACCTCGAGCTCTTCGAGGGCGAGGTCGTCGGCATCGCCGGCCTGCTCGGCTCGGGCCGCACCGAGCTCGCGCGCCTGCTCTTCGGCGCCGACACCGCCGACAGCGGGGAGCTCGCGGTCCGCTCGCACCGCCGCAAGCTGCGCAGCCCCCGCCACGCGATCGACCGCAACATCGCCTTCTCCAGCGAGGACCGCAAGGCCGAGGGCGTCGTCGGCGACCTCACCGTCGCCGACAACATGCTCCTCGCGCTCCAGGCGTCGCGGGGCTGGCTGCGGCCGATCCCGCAGGCGACGCGCACCCGCCTGGTCAAGGACTACATCGAGGCCCTCGACATCCGGCCAGCCGACCCCCACGCGCTCATGCGCCACCTGTCCGGCGGCAACCAGCAGAAGGTCCTGCTCGCCCGGTGGCTGATCACCGAGCCGGAGATCCTCATCCTCGACGAGCCCACCCGCGGCATCGACATCGGCGCCAAGGCGCAGATCCAGGCCAAGGTCGCCGAGCTCGCGGCGCAGGGCCTCTCGGTCGTCTTCATCTCCGCCGAGCTCGAGGAGGTACTACGCCTCAGCGACCGGCTCGTCGTGATGCGCGACCGCCGCAAGATCCACGAGCAGACCAACGACGACGTCAGCGTCCGCGACGTCCTCGAGATCATCGCGGGCGAGGCCCGGGAGGGAGAGACCCGTGCCTGA
- a CDS encoding ABC transporter substrate-binding protein has product MKKTLVAATAISLSTFALTSCGSSNAESGSGGDDDGTITMGFAQVGAESGWRTANTKSIQETAEAEGIDLKFTDAQGKQENQIQAIRSYIQQKVDVIAFSPVVETGFDAVLQEAKAAGIPVILTDRAVDVEDTSLYETFLGSDFVLEGEKAGEWLVENAKEADVDGDGTVNVVQLEGTTGAAPAIDRAEGFADKIAADDTIEVTASQTGDFTRDGGKQVMESFLQSDDSIDVVFAHNDDMGLGAIEAIEAAGLEPGKDIQIITIDAVKDGMQALADGKINYIVECNPLLGPQLMDLAKKVLDGEEVPERVVTEESAFTQEQAKEVLPDRQY; this is encoded by the coding sequence GTGAAGAAGACCCTGGTCGCCGCAACGGCGATCTCTCTGAGCACCTTCGCTCTCACCAGCTGCGGCAGCAGCAACGCCGAGTCGGGCTCCGGCGGCGACGACGACGGCACGATCACGATGGGCTTCGCGCAGGTCGGCGCGGAGAGCGGCTGGCGCACGGCCAACACGAAGTCCATCCAGGAGACGGCTGAGGCCGAGGGCATCGACCTCAAGTTCACCGACGCCCAGGGCAAGCAGGAGAACCAGATCCAGGCGATCCGCTCCTACATCCAGCAGAAGGTCGACGTCATCGCCTTCAGCCCGGTGGTGGAGACCGGCTTCGACGCCGTCCTCCAGGAGGCCAAGGCGGCCGGCATCCCGGTCATCCTCACCGACCGCGCGGTCGACGTGGAGGACACCTCCCTCTACGAGACCTTCCTCGGCTCCGACTTCGTCCTCGAGGGCGAGAAGGCCGGCGAGTGGCTCGTCGAGAACGCCAAGGAGGCCGACGTCGACGGTGACGGCACCGTCAACGTGGTCCAGCTCGAGGGCACCACCGGTGCCGCTCCCGCGATCGACCGCGCAGAGGGCTTCGCCGACAAGATCGCCGCGGACGACACCATCGAGGTCACCGCGTCGCAGACCGGCGACTTCACCCGCGACGGCGGCAAGCAGGTCATGGAGTCCTTCCTGCAGTCCGACGACTCGATCGACGTGGTCTTCGCCCACAACGACGACATGGGCCTGGGTGCCATCGAGGCCATCGAGGCCGCCGGCCTCGAGCCCGGCAAGGACATCCAGATCATCACGATCGACGCGGTCAAGGACGGCATGCAGGCCCTCGCCGACGGCAAGATCAACTACATCGTCGAGTGCAACCCGCTGCTCGGTCCCCAGCTGATGGACCTGGCCAAGAAGGTCCTCGACGGCGAGGAGGTCCCCGAGCGCGTCGTGACCGAGGAGAGCGCCTTCACCCAGGAGCAGGCCAAGGAGGTCCTGCCCGACCGGCAGTACTGA
- a CDS encoding LacI family DNA-binding transcriptional regulator, with amino-acid sequence MAQVAAVAGVSHQTVSRVLNDASLVKEETRLRVLAAIEELGYRRNFAARLLATNRSRRIGMVTAHLGLHGPSMIALGVQEAGYAEGWDVSLVGLPEFSAEMLDNAVERLLDQAVEAIVVAVAHREAAEMTQSLQLSIPIVTVQGVVAGTPLSAGIDQQAGAELAVGHLLDLGHRHVAHVAGPADWVEAEQRRAGWRRAHEERGLLPGPELEGDWSPESGHRAGLLIADDPDVTAVFAGNDPMALGLLNALHERGRRVPDDVSVVGFDDVPESAYYWPALTTVSQDFAELGRRALSLALGAVRGEDEATLDPIMPTLTVRRSTAARPQPPG; translated from the coding sequence ATGGCGCAGGTAGCCGCGGTCGCTGGCGTCTCGCACCAGACGGTGTCGCGCGTGCTCAACGACGCCTCGCTGGTCAAGGAGGAGACGCGCCTGCGGGTGCTCGCCGCGATCGAGGAGCTCGGCTACCGGCGCAACTTCGCGGCGCGGCTCCTCGCCACCAACCGGTCCCGCCGCATCGGCATGGTCACCGCGCACCTCGGCCTGCACGGGCCGAGCATGATCGCGCTGGGCGTGCAGGAGGCGGGCTACGCCGAGGGCTGGGACGTCTCGCTCGTCGGGCTGCCCGAGTTCTCCGCCGAGATGCTCGACAACGCCGTCGAGCGGCTGCTCGACCAGGCCGTCGAGGCGATCGTCGTCGCGGTCGCGCACCGCGAGGCCGCCGAGATGACGCAGTCCCTCCAGCTCTCCATCCCCATCGTGACGGTGCAGGGCGTCGTGGCCGGGACGCCCCTGTCCGCGGGCATCGACCAGCAGGCGGGCGCCGAGCTCGCCGTGGGCCACCTGCTCGACCTCGGCCACCGCCACGTCGCCCACGTCGCCGGCCCGGCCGACTGGGTGGAGGCCGAGCAGCGCCGGGCCGGCTGGCGCCGCGCGCACGAGGAGCGCGGGCTGCTGCCGGGCCCCGAGCTCGAGGGCGACTGGTCACCGGAGAGCGGCCACCGCGCGGGGCTCCTCATCGCCGACGACCCCGACGTCACGGCGGTCTTCGCCGGCAACGACCCGATGGCGCTCGGTCTCCTCAACGCCCTCCACGAGCGCGGTCGCCGGGTGCCCGACGACGTGAGCGTCGTGGGCTTCGACGACGTGCCGGAGTCGGCCTACTACTGGCCGGCGCTCACCACGGTCTCCCAGGACTTCGCCGAGCTCGGCCGCCGGGCCCTGAGCCTGGCGCTCGGCGCCGTGCGCGGTGAGGACGAGGCCACGCTCGACCCGATCATGCCGACGCTGACGGTCCGCCGGTCCACCGCCGCCCGCCCTCAACCGCCCGGGTAG
- the thiE gene encoding thiamine phosphate synthase has product MALPRIFCLVSSRDDLSLLSDLAEAGVDGFQVRDKDVTTRELVELTRVVQAAVRPAGATVVVDDRLDVALATGADGVHLGADDLPVGLATRAAPHLLVGATCRDRSDVERAAAAGAAYAGFGPVFATSSKSGLPDPLGPGAVAAACGVLPLVAIGGIDAGRVAPVLDAGAHGVAVLGAIWREPDPVAVAKELVRELG; this is encoded by the coding sequence ATGGCTCTGCCACGCATCTTCTGCCTGGTCTCCTCGAGAGACGACCTGTCGCTGCTGTCCGACCTCGCCGAGGCGGGGGTCGACGGCTTCCAGGTCCGCGACAAGGACGTCACCACCCGCGAGCTCGTCGAGCTGACCCGCGTCGTGCAGGCGGCCGTACGCCCCGCCGGAGCGACGGTGGTGGTCGACGACCGGCTCGACGTGGCGCTCGCCACCGGGGCCGACGGCGTGCACCTCGGCGCCGACGACCTCCCCGTCGGGCTCGCGACGCGGGCGGCGCCGCACCTGCTGGTCGGCGCGACCTGTCGCGACCGGTCGGACGTCGAGCGCGCCGCGGCGGCCGGGGCGGCGTACGCCGGCTTCGGCCCGGTCTTCGCGACCTCGAGCAAGTCGGGCCTGCCGGACCCGCTGGGACCGGGCGCGGTGGCGGCCGCCTGCGGCGTGCTGCCGCTGGTGGCCATCGGCGGCATCGACGCCGGCCGGGTGGCTCCGGTCCTCGACGCGGGTGCGCACGGCGTCGCGGTCCTGGGCGCGATCTGGCGCGAACCCGATCCCGTGGCAGTGGCGAAGGAGCTGGTGCGGGAGCTCGGCTGA
- a CDS encoding FAD-dependent oxidoreductase: MRVHVLGAGIVGLACADELVARGHDVAVVDPAPGSGASAVAAGMLSPGGEAWHGEPDVHRLGAASARLWPAYAARLGVPLHDHGTLVVGHDAADRLDVEEQAEVLGTLGVDAAVLTSAQVRRLEPALGRVAGGLVLDDRAVDPRAVVAALLRRLRERVHARPPLTAADAVVVATGSRLPAPWTGLVRGVRGEVVRLRTDDPPRHVVRGWVAGEPVYVVPRAGGEVVVGATVEEHDAGPVPTAGGVLRLLRAARVLLPSLDRAEVLGCDARDRPATADHLPLVGPTPDPRTFLAAGHFRHGVLLAPLTARLLADAVEGADPDPAVDPRRLLDPGGPQCT, encoded by the coding sequence ATGCGCGTGCACGTCCTCGGCGCCGGCATCGTCGGGCTCGCTTGCGCCGACGAGCTCGTCGCCCGCGGCCACGACGTCGCGGTCGTCGACCCCGCACCCGGCAGCGGTGCGTCGGCCGTCGCGGCCGGGATGCTCTCGCCCGGCGGGGAGGCCTGGCACGGCGAGCCCGACGTCCACCGGCTCGGCGCCGCGAGCGCCCGCCTGTGGCCGGCGTACGCCGCGCGGCTGGGCGTGCCGCTGCACGACCACGGGACCCTCGTGGTGGGCCACGATGCGGCGGACCGGCTCGACGTCGAGGAACAGGCCGAGGTGCTGGGAACTCTGGGCGTCGACGCCGCCGTGCTGACGTCGGCCCAGGTGCGTCGGCTCGAGCCTGCGCTGGGGCGGGTCGCCGGAGGACTGGTGCTCGACGACCGCGCCGTCGACCCGCGGGCCGTGGTCGCCGCTCTCCTCCGCCGGCTGCGTGAGCGGGTCCACGCCCGTCCCCCGCTCACCGCCGCGGACGCCGTCGTCGTCGCCACCGGCTCCCGCCTCCCGGCGCCCTGGACGGGGCTGGTGCGAGGCGTGCGCGGCGAGGTCGTGCGGCTGCGGACCGATGACCCGCCGCGTCACGTCGTGCGGGGCTGGGTGGCTGGCGAGCCGGTCTACGTGGTGCCACGCGCCGGCGGCGAGGTGGTCGTCGGCGCGACGGTCGAGGAGCACGACGCGGGTCCGGTGCCGACGGCCGGCGGCGTGCTGCGGCTGCTGCGGGCCGCCCGAGTCCTGCTGCCGTCGCTCGACCGCGCGGAGGTGCTGGGCTGCGACGCCCGCGACCGCCCGGCGACGGCGGACCACCTGCCGCTCGTCGGCCCCACCCCTGACCCCCGGACCTTCCTCGCCGCCGGGCACTTCCGCCACGGCGTGCTCCTCGCTCCCCTCACCGCGCGGCTCCTCGCCGACGCGGTCGAGGGCGCCGACCCCGATCCCGCCGTCGACCCGCGACGGCTGCTCGACCCAGGAGGACCGCAGTGCACCTGA
- the thiS gene encoding sulfur carrier protein ThiS — MHLTLNGVARDTDAVTLLDLVGPLPDGQAVAVNHEVVPRSEHGTRLLVDGDVVDVVTAVAGG; from the coding sequence GTGCACCTGACCCTCAACGGCGTCGCCCGCGACACCGACGCCGTCACCCTGCTCGACCTCGTCGGACCCCTCCCCGACGGCCAAGCCGTCGCGGTCAACCACGAGGTCGTCCCGCGCAGCGAGCACGGCACCCGGCTGCTGGTCGACGGCGACGTCGTCGACGTGGTGACGGCGGTGGCCGGCGGATGA
- a CDS encoding thiazole synthase, whose translation MTAPTSDLVIAGRPLSSRLLLGTGGLPRPDLVQPVLEAARPGLVTVSVRRTSSSAPGGLLALVREAGVPVLPNTAGCLSAREAVTTAELAREALGTDWVKLEVIGDETSLLPDAVELLEAAAELVGRGFTVLPYTTADPVLARRLADAGCAAVMPLGSPIGSGLGILDPYAIEAVVAAVDVPVVLDAGIGSASDAARAMELGCDAVLAATAVTRAVDPVAMARALRLAVESGTAARGAGRIPRRTTARSASPLEGRIA comes from the coding sequence ATGACCGCCCCGACGAGCGACCTGGTGATCGCCGGCCGACCTCTGTCCTCGCGGCTCCTTCTCGGCACGGGCGGGCTCCCCCGCCCCGACCTCGTCCAGCCCGTGCTGGAGGCTGCGCGGCCCGGACTGGTGACGGTCAGCGTGCGGCGTACGTCGAGCTCCGCCCCCGGCGGGCTGCTGGCCCTGGTGCGCGAGGCCGGGGTCCCCGTCCTGCCCAACACGGCCGGCTGCCTCTCGGCGCGCGAGGCGGTGACGACCGCCGAGCTGGCGCGTGAGGCGCTGGGCACCGACTGGGTGAAGCTCGAGGTGATCGGCGACGAGACCAGCCTCCTGCCCGACGCCGTCGAGCTGCTCGAGGCCGCGGCCGAGCTCGTCGGGCGGGGCTTCACCGTGCTGCCGTACACGACGGCCGACCCGGTCCTCGCCCGCCGTCTCGCCGACGCCGGCTGCGCGGCGGTGATGCCCCTCGGGTCCCCGATCGGGTCCGGGCTGGGCATCCTCGACCCGTACGCGATCGAGGCCGTCGTCGCTGCAGTCGACGTGCCGGTCGTCCTCGACGCCGGGATCGGCTCCGCCTCCGACGCGGCGCGCGCGATGGAGCTCGGCTGCGACGCGGTCCTCGCCGCCACCGCGGTGACGCGGGCGGTGGACCCTGTGGCGATGGCGCGCGCCCTCCGCCTGGCCGTCGAGTCGGGCACCGCGGCCCGTGGCGCCGGCCGGATCCCGCGGCGCACCACGGCCCGCTCGGCCAGTCCGCTCGAGGGGAGGATCGCGTGA
- a CDS encoding thiamine phosphate synthase, translated as MIPRLVLLTDRSQLRLGRGLVRTVRECVDAGLRAVVVREHDLEPGQRHALLSTLAAIDGLTVVSSRIPDDCAHGLHLAAHQPAPADGCWGRSCHSRADVARAAGQGASWTTLSPYAVSASKPGHGPALPASAWAGHALPVLALAGIDATNAAAAVAAGAHGVAVMGAVMRAEDPAAVVAALLRELPNTPRRSSPPLRSPEQRRRDPGC; from the coding sequence GTGATCCCGCGGCTGGTGCTGCTGACCGACCGGTCCCAGCTCCGGCTCGGCCGCGGGCTCGTCCGCACCGTGCGGGAGTGCGTCGACGCCGGCCTGCGCGCCGTGGTGGTCCGCGAGCACGACCTCGAACCCGGTCAGCGGCACGCCCTCCTCAGCACCCTCGCGGCGATCGACGGCCTCACCGTGGTCTCGTCACGGATCCCCGACGACTGCGCCCACGGCCTGCACCTCGCGGCCCACCAGCCCGCACCGGCCGACGGCTGCTGGGGCAGGTCGTGCCACTCCCGCGCCGACGTCGCCCGTGCCGCCGGGCAGGGCGCGTCCTGGACGACCCTCTCGCCGTACGCCGTCAGCGCCAGCAAGCCGGGCCACGGCCCCGCGCTCCCCGCCTCCGCCTGGGCCGGGCACGCGCTGCCAGTGCTCGCCCTGGCCGGGATCGACGCGACCAACGCGGCGGCTGCCGTCGCGGCCGGTGCCCACGGCGTCGCGGTCATGGGAGCGGTCATGCGGGCCGAGGACCCGGCCGCCGTCGTCGCCGCCCTGCTGCGGGAGCTGCCGAACACCCCACGACGTTCTTCTCCTCCGCTGCGCTCCCCCGAACAACGCCGCAGGGACCCCGGGTGCTGA
- the thiC gene encoding phosphomethylpyrimidine synthase ThiC gives MLTPPVVLAVAGTDSGGAAGLAADLATIGHLGCHAACAVTAVTAQDTTGVQAVHEVPVRVVAQQVGAVLGDLPVAVVKTGMLGTPAVVRLVADRLRHLRIVVDPVLAATSGAVLGDAGVAAAYVEHLLPAALVATPNLDEARTLTGHDAPAPELAARLADLGCAVVLTGGPEWRPGSTTATCTDWLCEAGRTATALRHPAVTTTADHGTGCTHASALAARIAHGDALEDAARAAAAYVSDRLADSSSWRLGRGRGPVSHLSPTLPGGTRMTVHPAHERVLTGHLGVPVTRVRLTNGETFDRYCTSGPGAAPEVGLPPLRADWIAARDDTEAYAGREPELLDNGRSAVRRGGAREEWPGGRRPPLRARAGRTVTQLHYARQGIVTPEMAYVAAREGCDVELVRSEVAAGRAIIPANVNHPESEPMVIGRRFLVKVNANIGNSAVTSSIAEEVDKLTWATTWGADTVMDLSTGEDIHTTREWILRSSPVPIGTVPLYQALEKVGGEADRLTWEVFRDTVVEQCEQGVDYMTIHAGVLLRHVPLTAQRVTGIVSRGGSIMAGWCLAHHEENFLFTHFDELCEIFAAYDVAFSLGDGLRPGSVADANDAAQMAELRTLAELTVRAWEHDVQVMVEGPGHVPLDLVEENVRLQQEWCHGAPFYTLGPLATDVAPGYDHITSAIGAAAIAMHGTAMLCYVTPKEHLGLPNRDDVKTGVITYKLAAHAADVAKGHPGAREWDDALSRARFEFRWHDQFALSLDPPTAESFHDETLPAEGAKTAHFCSMCGPKFCSMRISQDVRERFAEKSAEFLELGGTVYVDGAR, from the coding sequence GTGCTGACCCCGCCCGTGGTGCTCGCCGTCGCCGGCACCGACAGCGGCGGGGCCGCCGGACTGGCCGCCGACCTCGCGACGATCGGGCACCTCGGCTGCCACGCCGCGTGCGCGGTCACCGCGGTGACCGCGCAGGACACCACCGGCGTCCAGGCGGTCCACGAGGTGCCCGTCCGGGTCGTCGCGCAGCAGGTCGGCGCGGTCCTCGGCGACCTCCCGGTCGCGGTCGTGAAGACCGGCATGCTCGGCACCCCCGCCGTCGTCCGCCTGGTCGCCGACCGCCTCCGCCACCTCCGGATCGTGGTGGACCCGGTCCTCGCCGCCACCAGCGGCGCGGTGCTCGGCGACGCCGGCGTCGCGGCGGCGTACGTCGAGCACCTCCTCCCGGCCGCGCTGGTCGCCACCCCCAACCTCGACGAGGCCCGCACCCTCACGGGCCACGACGCACCGGCGCCCGAGCTCGCCGCGCGGCTCGCCGACCTCGGCTGCGCGGTCGTGCTGACCGGCGGGCCCGAGTGGCGTCCCGGGTCGACCACCGCCACGTGCACCGACTGGCTGTGCGAGGCCGGCCGCACCGCGACGGCGCTGCGGCACCCGGCCGTCACCACGACCGCCGACCACGGCACCGGCTGCACCCACGCCAGCGCGCTCGCCGCGCGGATCGCCCACGGCGACGCCCTCGAGGACGCCGCGCGCGCCGCCGCGGCGTACGTCTCGGACCGCCTCGCCGACAGCAGCAGCTGGCGCCTCGGGCGCGGCCGCGGCCCCGTCTCCCACCTCTCCCCAACCCTTCCAGGAGGAACCCGCATGACCGTCCACCCCGCCCACGAGCGCGTGCTCACCGGCCACCTCGGCGTGCCCGTCACCCGCGTCCGGCTCACCAACGGCGAGACCTTCGACCGCTACTGCACCTCCGGGCCCGGCGCCGCCCCCGAGGTGGGCCTGCCCCCGCTGCGCGCCGACTGGATCGCCGCGCGCGACGACACCGAGGCGTACGCCGGCCGCGAGCCCGAGCTGCTCGACAACGGCCGCTCCGCCGTACGCCGCGGCGGCGCCCGCGAGGAGTGGCCGGGCGGCCGGCGCCCGCCGCTCCGGGCGCGCGCCGGACGCACCGTCACCCAGCTCCACTACGCCCGTCAGGGGATCGTGACGCCGGAGATGGCGTACGTCGCCGCACGCGAGGGCTGCGACGTCGAGCTGGTGCGCAGCGAGGTCGCCGCCGGGCGGGCGATCATCCCCGCCAACGTCAACCACCCCGAGAGCGAGCCGATGGTCATCGGCCGGCGCTTCCTGGTGAAGGTCAACGCGAACATCGGCAACAGCGCCGTCACCTCCTCGATCGCCGAGGAGGTCGACAAGCTCACCTGGGCGACGACGTGGGGCGCGGACACCGTCATGGACCTCTCCACCGGCGAGGACATCCACACCACGCGGGAGTGGATCCTGCGCAGCTCGCCCGTCCCGATCGGCACGGTCCCGCTCTACCAGGCGCTGGAGAAGGTCGGCGGCGAGGCGGACCGGCTGACGTGGGAGGTCTTCCGCGACACCGTGGTGGAGCAGTGCGAGCAGGGTGTCGACTACATGACGATCCACGCCGGCGTGCTGCTGCGGCACGTGCCGCTCACGGCCCAGCGGGTCACCGGGATCGTCTCGCGCGGCGGGTCGATCATGGCCGGCTGGTGCCTGGCGCACCACGAGGAGAACTTCCTCTTCACCCACTTCGACGAGCTGTGCGAGATCTTCGCGGCCTACGACGTGGCGTTCTCCCTCGGCGACGGCCTGCGGCCCGGCAGCGTCGCCGACGCCAACGACGCCGCTCAGATGGCCGAGCTGCGCACCCTCGCCGAGCTCACCGTGCGCGCGTGGGAGCACGACGTCCAGGTGATGGTCGAGGGCCCCGGGCACGTGCCGCTCGACCTGGTGGAGGAGAACGTACGCCTCCAGCAGGAGTGGTGCCACGGCGCGCCGTTCTACACGCTCGGGCCCCTCGCCACCGACGTCGCGCCGGGCTACGACCACATCACCAGCGCCATCGGTGCCGCCGCGATCGCCATGCACGGCACGGCGATGCTCTGCTACGTCACGCCCAAGGAGCACCTGGGCCTGCCGAACCGCGACGACGTGAAGACCGGGGTCATCACCTACAAGCTGGCCGCGCACGCCGCCGACGTCGCCAAGGGCCACCCCGGCGCGCGCGAGTGGGACGACGCGCTGAGCCGGGCGCGCTTCGAGTTCCGCTGGCACGACCAGTTCGCGCTGTCGCTGGACCCCCCGACCGCGGAGTCGTTCCACGACGAGACGCTCCCGGCCGAGGGCGCCAAGACCGCGCACTTCTGCTCGATGTGCGGCCCGAAGTTCTGCTCGATGCGGATCAGCCAGGACGTGCGCGAGCGCTTCGCCGAGAAGTCGGCGGAGTTCCTGGAGCTGGGCGGGACGGTGTACGTCGACGGCGCTCGATGA
- a CDS encoding LutC/YkgG family protein encodes MSPVVEVPPAPRVPDRGDLAGLFAERVADYRAVVTRCAADEVEQVVRDVLGSARAVVPPGLGLHVTGAVVDPSTGSGRRQGLTAAELDDLDAVVTRAAVGIAETGTIVLDHGPDQGRRAITLVPDLHVCIVDASRVVADVPDAIALLDPARPLTWISGPSATSDIELDRVEGVHGPRTLHVVLVGQA; translated from the coding sequence GTGTCGCCCGTGGTCGAGGTGCCTCCGGCCCCTCGCGTGCCGGACCGCGGCGACCTCGCCGGCCTCTTCGCCGAGCGGGTCGCCGACTACCGCGCGGTCGTGACCCGGTGCGCCGCCGACGAGGTCGAGCAGGTGGTCCGCGACGTGCTCGGTTCGGCGCGCGCGGTCGTGCCTCCCGGGCTCGGCCTGCACGTGACGGGCGCGGTCGTCGACCCTTCGACAGGCTCAGGACGGCGCCAGGGCCTCACCGCAGCCGAGCTCGACGACCTCGACGCCGTCGTGACCCGCGCGGCCGTCGGCATCGCGGAGACCGGCACCATCGTCCTTGACCACGGCCCCGACCAGGGCCGCCGCGCGATCACGCTGGTCCCCGACCTGCACGTGTGCATCGTCGACGCCAGCCGAGTCGTCGCCGACGTCCCCGACGCGATCGCGCTCCTCGACCCGGCCCGGCCGCTCACCTGGATCAGCGGCCCGTCGGCCACCAGCGACATCGAGCTCGACCGGGTCGAGGGCGTGCACGGCCCGCGGACGCTCCACGTGGTGCTGGTGGGCCAGGCGTAG